The region TCCAGTGCGATGAGCCCCTGGTTGTTCGGCGGAAGCTCGTAGATTTCGGCGCCGTTGTACGTCGTCGACACTGGGTCGAGCAGTTCCGGCTCGAACGCTGCGAGGTCTTCGGTCGTCAGGAAGCCGCCCTCGGACTGGACCTCCGCGGCAATGTTCTCGCCAATCTCGCCCTCGTAGAACGCGTCGGCACCCTCCTCGGCGATCGTCTCCATGGACTCACCAAGTCGGGGGAGGCTGACCTGCTGGCCCGTACTCGGGGCTTCGCCATCGAAGAGGAACGCCTCGCGTGCGTGCTCGGACTCGAACAGTTCCTCGCCATGCTGCCACTGTGCGGAGACCACTTCTGAGACCGGATAGCCTTCTTTTGCGTAGTGGATTGCTGGCTGCAGAAGGTCACCCAGTGACTTGTTGCCGAACTTCTCCGCGGTCAGCTCCCACCCTCGTGCCGTTCCGGGGACGGTGACGGCCTGGGCGCCAGTTTCGGGCATTTCGGCGTCTTCGGGGTCGACATCTTCCTCGGCGGCAACGGCTTCTCGGACGTTCTCGAGGGTCGCCTCGGCGGGTGCTCCCCCGCAGGAACGCATCGCGCCAACCTCGCCGTCGGCGGTCTTGTACAGCGCGAACACGTCACCCCCGAGCCCCGTGGAGGTGGGCTCGACGACGTTGAGCGCCGCGGCGGTGGCGACGGCCGCGTCGAAGGCGTTGCCGCCGTCCTCCAGCGTGGAGACGCCTACTTGGGAGGCGAGTGGCTGGCTGGTCGCGACCATCCCGCGGTTCGCGTACGCTGTGGAGCGTCGTGAGGTAAATCGGTCGAGGTTCGGTTCGGGCATAGAGACCAGTAGCACGAGCAGGAGTAAGTAACCAAGCAAAGCGGCTCAACGGGTAGTGTTTTTTCCCTGCAACACACTGTCTACCCATGACATTCTCCATCTGTACACACGTCACGCCCGAGGAACACGACGCTGGTGACGGGCCAGCGTTCGCCGTCGCCGTCGCAACCAAAGCCCCCGCAGTCGGGGCACTCTGTCCCTACGTCAGCCACGAGGGCGCCGTCTCCACCCAGGCGTTCGTCAACGTCCGGCTGGGAAGACGTGGCATCGCCCTCCTTGACGACCTGGCCGTCGACGACGCACTCCCCGGCCTGCTCGAACAGGACGAGCACAGCGAGCTCCGGCAGCTCCACGGGGTAGACTACCGAGGCAACACGTTCGCGTTCACCGGCGACGAGTGCGACGAGTGGTGCGGCCATGAGGTCCGTGACGGCATCACTGCGGCGGGAAACTGCTCGAAGGTGCGGAGACGCCGCCCGCCGTCATCAACGCCTTCGAGAACGCCGAGGGCAGAATCGGCGAACGCCTGCTCGACGCGCTCGCCGCTGGCGTCGAAATCGGCGGCGACAAACGTGGTCACTCCTCCGCAGCGATACTGATCAAAGCGCCCCAGACGACGGCGTTCCACGGCCTCCAGGTCGACGAACACGAGACACCCGTTGCGGATCTCCGCCGGGTGTACGATGCCGCCGTTGACGCCAGCGACGGGTTCAGCGAGGAGTCCAAAGAGCGGATCTTCGACTGAGTCTCCGTGGTCGTGACCCGGAGCCGATCGAGCCGGCTCAGGTGAGGAACGTGTCGAGGACGGCTGCGTGTTCCTCGGGCTCCTCCCAGAACGGCATGTGACTGCTCTCCGCGAACTCGTGGAGGTCGGCACTGGGGATGCGGTCCGCGATGTCGTGGGCGATATCCGGGGAGATCTCGTCGTATCCACCCGTCAGAACCAGCGTGTCCGTCTCTATTTCTCCGAGTCGATCACGCAGATCCCACTCGCATAGCCGCGCGGTCTCCAGCAGGACGTACTCGTTCGGCCCCCACATCAGCCCGTAGACATCGAGGTTGACACCCTCGAAGGTGTCCAGCACCGGATCGGGATACTCCTCAGTACGGCAGACGTGTTCGCGGTAGGCGCCATCGAGTGCCTCCTCGTACTTCGGGTCGTCGTAGGCCCGTTGGGACTCGTATTCATCGATCGTGTCGCGGTCCTCCTCCGAGAGTTCCGCCAGCACGCCCCGCATGGACTCGTAGGCGGTGGTAGTGTCAGCGAGCGTGTTCGCCAGAACCAGTTTATCCACGAACTCCCCATACTCGAGAACGTACTCCTGTGCGAGCATCCCGCCCCACGACTGGCCGTAGACGTAGAATTCGCCCGAGGGGTCGATCGCCTGTCTGACGCCCTCGACTTCCTCGCGGTAGTGGTCGACAGTATACCGGTCGAAATCGCCAGGTGCCGGCCGGTCCGACCCGCCAACACCGAACTGGTCGTAGAGGTAGACCGTGAGCTCCTCGCCGCCATGTTGGGCCAGCGGTGCGAGATAGTCGTGAGGCATCCCCGGGCCACCGTGAAGCGCGAGCAACACGTCGTCGCCGGTGCCGAACCGGCGGTAGTAGAGTTCGTACTCCTCGACGTCGAACGTCCCCTCACCGTGGTCATACTCGGCGAAGTAATCGGGGTGTGAGTTCATACCACATCGGAGGACCGGACCCGCTAAAACCTTGGCCCCGGGCGACCCGAGGCGGCGCGGTAGCCGCCCTCACGGTCGCCACCCCCTCCATGGTGACAAAACCGTTCTTGTGAAACCGCTCAGTCGTCGTTCACGAAGTCGAGCGGCGTGTGTTCGGTCTCGTCACTCAGCCGGAGACACGCTGCGAGGTTACCCGTCTCCGTTGCCGCCATCGGCGGTTCGTCCCGCTCGCAGGGCGTCGGGAAGCTATCGCGGACGATGCTGTGAGCCCGATCGTCCTCGCCGTCGCCGAGCGCCGCGGCCGCTTCCCGGATGGTGTTGCGGGCCTCGGTCGGCAGGTCCTCGATCTTGCCAGTGTAGGACTGGTTAAGGATTTCGTCGGCCAGCGATTCGGCGTCGGTTGCACGACCCTCCGCGTCGAGTCGTTCGGAGATGGCATCGGCGTCGACCTCGTTGTTCAGCACCCGGGTCCGGAAAGAGAACGCCTTCCGGAACGCCTTCTGGCTGGCCGTCCAGCCTTCGGGTGGGATGACCTCCGGACATCGCGTGTTGAACCGGCAACCGCTTGGCGGGTTGATAGGGGAGGGGACCGATCCCTCGAGCACCACGCGGTCGACCCGAGCCGCCGGGTCGATCCGTGGCACCGCCGACAGCAGTGACTTGGTGTAGGGGTGCT is a window of halophilic archaeon DL31 DNA encoding:
- a CDS encoding protein of unknown function DUF1028 (PFAM: Protein of unknown function DUF1028~KEGG: htu:Htur_3041 protein of unknown function DUF1028), with the protein product MTFSICTHVTPEEHDAGDGPAFAVAVATKAPAVGALCPYVSHEGAVSTQAFVNVRLGRRGIALLDDLAVDDALPGLLEQDEHSELRQLHGVDYRGNTFAFTGDECDEWCGHEVRDGITAAGNCSKVRRRRPPSSTPSRTPRAESANACSTRSPLASKSAATNVVTPPQRY
- a CDS encoding proline-specific peptidase (TIGRFAM: Peptidase S33, tricorn interacting factor 1~KEGG: tac:Ta0830 proline iminopeptidase~PFAM: Alpha/beta hydrolase fold-1), with product MNSHPDYFAEYDHGEGTFDVEEYELYYRRFGTGDDVLLALHGGPGMPHDYLAPLAQHGGEELTVYLYDQFGVGGSDRPAPGDFDRYTVDHYREEVEGVRQAIDPSGEFYVYGQSWGGMLAQEYVLEYGEFVDKLVLANTLADTTTAYESMRGVLAELSEEDRDTIDEYESQRAYDDPKYEEALDGAYREHVCRTEEYPDPVLDTFEGVNLDVYGLMWGPNEYVLLETARLCEWDLRDRLGEIETDTLVLTGGYDEISPDIAHDIADRIPSADLHEFAESSHMPFWEEPEEHAAVLDTFLT
- a CDS encoding gamma-glutamyltransferase (TIGRFAM: Gamma-glutamyltranspeptidase~KEGG: hla:Hlac_2090 gamma-glutamyltransferase~PFAM: Gamma-glutamyltranspeptidase), with translation MPEPNLDRFTSRRSTAYANRGMVATSQPLASQVGVSTLEDGGNAFDAAVATAAALNVVEPTSTGLGGDVFALYKTADGEVGAMRSCGGAPAEATLENVREAVAAEEDVDPEDAEMPETGAQAVTVPGTARGWELTAEKFGNKSLGDLLQPAIHYAKEGYPVSEVVSAQWQHGEELFESEHAREAFLFDGEAPSTGQQVSLPRLGESMETIAEEGADAFYEGEIGENIAAEVQSEGGFLTTEDLAAFEPELLDPVSTTYNGAEIYELPPNNQGLIALEALNLAEEVGAADHPLDSPERVHYFAEALKVAFHDGHRYITDPEYENHPPLAAKSWAEERAELIGEEVNHDVSFGVEGSNAEDADTVLLCVADDEGNVVSFINSRFAGFGSGIVAGDTGIALQNRGSSFSLDENHPNRIEPGKRPFHTLVPAIADFAAEDDETEDWAAFGVMGGFMQPQGHLQLISNIVDYDLPLQAALDLPRWRYRVDGELGVEERMNGDERLSKLARMGHKVQVFPPSAFGGAQIVRNENGTLSGATEPRKDGNAHGY